One window of Prionailurus bengalensis isolate Pbe53 chromosome B1, Fcat_Pben_1.1_paternal_pri, whole genome shotgun sequence genomic DNA carries:
- the CXCL9 gene encoding C-X-C motif chemokine 9 isoform X1, with protein MKKSGIPLLLSIIFLTLLGGQGTLIMRNRRCFCINTSQGTIHLKSLKDLKQFAPSPSCEKTEIIVTMKNGDQTCLNPDSADVKELIKEWEKQVSQKKKQKKGKKIQKSRKIFKVKKSQHLHQKKTT; from the exons ATGAAGAAAAGTGGTATTCCTCTTTTGTTGAGTATCATCTTCCTGACTCTGCTTGGCGGTCAAG GAACCCTAATAATGAGGAATAGACGCTGTTTCTGCATCAACACCAGCCAAGGGACAATCCACCTAAAATCCTTAAAGGACCTTAAACAATTTGCCCCAAGCCCTTCTTgtgagaaaactgaaatcat TGTGACAATGAAGAATGGGGATCAAACGTGTCTAAACCCAGATTCAGCAGATGTGAAAGAATTGATTAAAGAGTGGGAGAAACAG GTgagccaaaagaaaaagcaaaagaaagggaaaaaaattcaaaaaagcaggaaaatttttaaagttaaaaaatctcAACATCTTCATCAAAAGAAGACCACATGA
- the CXCL9 gene encoding C-X-C motif chemokine 9 isoform X2, which produces MRNRRCFCINTSQGTIHLKSLKDLKQFAPSPSCEKTEIIVTMKNGDQTCLNPDSADVKELIKEWEKQVSQKKKQKKGKKIQKSRKIFKVKKSQHLHQKKTT; this is translated from the exons ATGAGGAATAGACGCTGTTTCTGCATCAACACCAGCCAAGGGACAATCCACCTAAAATCCTTAAAGGACCTTAAACAATTTGCCCCAAGCCCTTCTTgtgagaaaactgaaatcat TGTGACAATGAAGAATGGGGATCAAACGTGTCTAAACCCAGATTCAGCAGATGTGAAAGAATTGATTAAAGAGTGGGAGAAACAG GTgagccaaaagaaaaagcaaaagaaagggaaaaaaattcaaaaaagcaggaaaatttttaaagttaaaaaatctcAACATCTTCATCAAAAGAAGACCACATGA